From Lysinibacillus sp. SGAir0095, the proteins below share one genomic window:
- a CDS encoding acyltransferase family protein — protein MRIKEWDLLRVVACLSVLLLHTTTFNNQAKGATGNSDLVHFLRILLCYATPTFILLSIIILATIYRNQVPGKFWSKRIQFLILPFLFWGIVDAFVSFYVSENADLSSIIYENIFTGRFVGWFILVILQLYLLYWCMVKFKWNSIIVLPLAVLLYFLQQQFFALPIEFNYENGRFEKLYGTMWLIYFVAAYLIGVHYEKIRPVLKKYRFATIIFTALAALYIWTNFQQGQTDIHSRRMDLVPFVVGMTSMILAYGQLLPHFKIVQIISKYAFMIYLIHWNILNLTVGFYGDAVTSSPLRILLMFTVTLILSIQTAKILSYLPFGKWIVGKVR, from the coding sequence TTGAGAATTAAAGAATGGGATTTACTGAGAGTTGTTGCCTGCTTATCAGTCTTACTTTTACATACAACAACTTTTAATAATCAGGCAAAAGGGGCAACCGGAAATTCAGATTTGGTGCATTTTTTAAGAATACTTTTATGCTATGCCACACCAACCTTTATTTTATTGTCGATTATTATATTAGCAACTATTTATAGAAATCAAGTACCAGGAAAATTTTGGTCGAAGCGAATACAATTTTTAATTCTTCCCTTTTTATTTTGGGGAATTGTTGATGCCTTTGTATCTTTTTATGTTTCTGAAAATGCAGATTTATCCAGTATAATTTATGAAAATATCTTTACTGGTAGATTTGTAGGCTGGTTTATTTTAGTGATTCTACAGTTGTATTTATTATATTGGTGTATGGTCAAATTTAAATGGAATTCAATAATTGTGTTGCCGCTTGCAGTATTGCTCTATTTCTTGCAGCAACAATTTTTTGCCTTACCCATTGAATTTAACTATGAAAATGGACGTTTTGAAAAACTGTATGGAACCATGTGGTTAATCTATTTTGTTGCCGCTTATTTGATTGGGGTTCACTACGAAAAGATACGTCCAGTTTTAAAGAAATATAGATTTGCCACAATAATTTTCACAGCCCTTGCTGCACTCTATATTTGGACCAACTTCCAACAAGGTCAAACGGATATTCACTCCAGAAGAATGGACCTAGTTCCTTTTGTAGTGGGGATGACCAGTATGATTTTGGCATATGGACAATTGCTTCCACACTTTAAAATTGTACAAATCATAAGTAAATACGCATTTATGATCTATCTGATTCACTGGAATATCTTAAATTTAACTGTAGGCTTCTATGGAGATGCTGTAACATCGAGTCCTTTACGTATTCTACTAATGTTCACCGTCACACTAATTTTATCTATACAGACAGCCAAAATATTATCCTACCTGCCATTCGGAAAATGGATTGTGGGGAAAGTCAGATAG